The Geodermatophilaceae bacterium NBWT11 genome has a segment encoding these proteins:
- a CDS encoding PaaI family thioesterase has translation MTRPDLAQASAFVTATGFTPAEMTGTRVTGTVELGPDQHTPWGVVHGGVYAAVIESAASIGASAAVADRGQFAVGVNNSTDFLRPATEGRLDVLAEPVQQGRTLQLWLVTLTRAEDGKTVARGQVRLQNVPLPGA, from the coding sequence ATGACCCGGCCCGACCTGGCGCAGGCCAGTGCCTTCGTCACCGCCACCGGCTTCACCCCCGCCGAGATGACCGGCACCCGGGTCACCGGCACGGTGGAGCTCGGCCCGGACCAGCACACCCCTTGGGGCGTGGTGCACGGCGGCGTCTACGCGGCCGTGATCGAGTCCGCGGCCAGCATCGGGGCCAGCGCCGCGGTCGCCGACCGGGGCCAGTTCGCCGTCGGGGTGAACAACTCCACCGACTTCCTCCGCCCTGCGACCGAGGGCCGGCTCGACGTGCTGGCCGAGCCGGTGCAGCAGGGTCGCACCCTGCAGCTGTGGCTGGTCACGCTCACCCGCGCCGAGGACGGCAAGACCGTGGCCCGCGGCCAGGTGCGGCTGCAGAACGTCCCGCTGCCCGGCGCGTGA
- a CDS encoding VOC family protein, translated as MTVVIGQLHSYVIDAPNAHALAGFYAELLGMEVRGEPGDDWVVVTGAGYRLAFQQAPDLQPPDWPDPARPQQAHLDVRVADIDTAEPAVLALGATRLPGAGGDFRVYADPVGHPFCLVWDAPLPPPAPEETR; from the coding sequence ATGACGGTCGTGATCGGCCAGCTGCACTCCTACGTCATCGACGCCCCAAACGCGCACGCGTTGGCCGGCTTCTACGCCGAGCTGCTCGGGATGGAGGTGCGCGGCGAGCCCGGCGACGACTGGGTGGTGGTCACCGGCGCGGGCTACCGGCTGGCCTTCCAGCAGGCCCCGGACCTGCAGCCCCCGGACTGGCCCGACCCGGCCCGCCCGCAGCAGGCGCACCTGGACGTCCGGGTGGCCGACATCGACACCGCCGAACCCGCCGTGCTCGCCCTGGGCGCCACCCGGCTCCCCGGCGCCGGCGGTGACTTCCGGGTCTACGCCGACCCGGTCGGACACCCCTTCTGCCTGGTCTGGGACGCCCCGCTCCCGCCGCCCGCACCCGAGGAGACCCGATGA
- the mscL gene encoding large conductance mechanosensitive channel protein MscL, with protein sequence MLKGFKDFLLRGNIVDLAVAVVIGAAFTAVVTSFTTAFLEPLIGLIGGGGVDGGSFFVDGQEFAWGAFVNQVITFALTAAVVYFVVVLPMKKILERRKSGEEAGPVGPTQVELLVEIRDLLRSQQGMSQKENPIGPGTTALPGQL encoded by the coding sequence ATGCTCAAGGGCTTCAAGGACTTCCTGCTCCGCGGGAACATCGTCGACCTCGCGGTCGCCGTCGTCATCGGTGCCGCGTTCACCGCGGTCGTCACCTCGTTCACCACCGCGTTCCTGGAGCCCCTCATCGGGCTCATCGGCGGGGGCGGCGTCGACGGCGGCTCGTTCTTCGTGGACGGCCAGGAGTTCGCCTGGGGCGCCTTCGTCAACCAGGTCATCACGTTCGCGCTCACCGCGGCGGTCGTCTACTTCGTCGTGGTGCTCCCGATGAAGAAGATCCTCGAGCGCCGCAAGTCCGGCGAGGAGGCCGGCCCGGTCGGCCCGACCCAGGTCGAGCTGCTCGTCGAGATCCGCGACCTGCTCCGCTCGCAGCAGGGCATGAGCCAGAAGGAGAACCCGATCGGCCCCGGGACCACGGCCCTGCCCGGCCAGCTCTGA
- the cpaB gene encoding Flp pilus assembly protein CpaB has protein sequence MVAWWRRRPRHPVHQLRRVLAGLLAVAALVLALRPVPTSAGSAPPETVTDPVVVAAGDLPAGTVLGPDDVTVRQLPADLVPGGAVPDPGTVDGVALASAVRAGEVLTDARLVGAGLWSQVPAGHVAAPVRLADLAVAALLRSGDRVDVLASRPGLPTEVVVDDAVVLAVPASAAADDGLSDDAGLLVLAVAEGDAGRLAAASTEATLTVTLGPP, from the coding sequence GTGGTCGCCTGGTGGCGCCGTCGACCCCGGCACCCGGTGCACCAGCTGCGCCGGGTGCTGGCCGGGCTGCTGGCGGTGGCGGCGCTCGTCCTGGCCCTGCGCCCGGTGCCGACCTCGGCCGGGTCTGCACCGCCGGAGACCGTCACCGACCCGGTGGTGGTCGCCGCGGGCGACCTGCCGGCGGGCACCGTCCTGGGCCCGGACGACGTGACCGTGCGGCAGCTCCCGGCCGACCTGGTGCCCGGCGGCGCCGTGCCCGACCCGGGGACGGTCGACGGGGTCGCCCTCGCCTCGGCGGTGCGGGCCGGTGAGGTGCTGACCGACGCCCGGCTGGTCGGGGCGGGCCTGTGGTCGCAGGTGCCGGCCGGGCACGTGGCAGCGCCCGTGCGGCTGGCCGACCTGGCCGTCGCCGCGCTGCTGCGCAGCGGGGACCGGGTCGACGTGCTGGCGTCCCGCCCCGGGCTCCCCACCGAGGTGGTGGTCGACGACGCGGTGGTGCTCGCCGTCCCCGCCTCCGCGGCGGCCGACGACGGGCTGTCCGACGACGCCGGACTGCTGGTCCTGGCCGTCGCCGAGGGTGACGCGGGGCGGCTGGCCGCGGCGTCGACCGAAGCGACACTGACCGTTACCCTCGGCCCGCCATGA
- a CDS encoding FmdB family transcriptional regulator — protein sequence MPTYQYACTNPETKHEFEVVQSFTDPAVATCPECGAPVRKVYGSVGVVFKGSGFYRTDSRESGKKATSSSGSKDSGSKESSSSTSSDSSSSSSPSKDSSSSSTSSSTSGSSSSSSGSSSSSPAKPA from the coding sequence GTGCCCACGTACCAGTACGCCTGCACCAACCCCGAGACCAAGCACGAGTTCGAGGTGGTCCAGTCGTTCACCGACCCGGCGGTCGCGACCTGCCCCGAGTGCGGCGCCCCGGTGCGCAAGGTCTACGGCTCGGTGGGCGTGGTCTTCAAGGGCTCGGGCTTCTACCGCACCGACAGCCGTGAGTCGGGCAAGAAGGCCACCTCCTCCTCGGGCAGCAAGGACTCCGGGAGCAAGGAGTCCTCGTCCTCCACGAGCTCGGACTCCTCGTCCAGCTCGTCGCCGTCGAAGGACTCCTCGTCCTCGAGCACCTCCTCGAGCACCTCCGGGTCGAGCTCCTCCTCCAGCGGCTCCAGCAGCAGCTCGCCGGCCAAGCCCGCCTGA
- a CDS encoding MarR family transcriptional regulator translates to MASPWLDEEQQQTWRAWLAVAELLPRSLDAQLQRDAGLTHAAYVVLAMLSEAPGRSRRMSELARAANQSQSRLSHTVARLEDRGWVRRERATDDGRGNVAVLTEEGWDVVRTVAPGHVDAVREGLFAALTPEQTTHLHDALTAVLERLDPDASRRATG, encoded by the coding sequence GTGGCATCACCGTGGCTCGACGAGGAGCAGCAGCAGACATGGCGGGCGTGGCTGGCCGTGGCCGAGCTGCTGCCCCGCTCGCTGGACGCGCAGCTCCAACGCGACGCCGGGCTCACCCACGCCGCCTACGTCGTGCTCGCGATGCTGTCGGAGGCACCCGGCCGGAGCCGGCGGATGAGCGAGCTGGCCCGGGCGGCCAACCAGTCGCAGAGCCGGCTCTCGCACACCGTCGCCCGGTTGGAGGACCGGGGCTGGGTGCGCCGGGAGCGGGCCACCGACGACGGCCGGGGCAACGTCGCGGTGCTCACCGAGGAGGGGTGGGACGTCGTCCGCACCGTCGCCCCGGGCCACGTCGACGCCGTCCGGGAGGGCCTGTTCGCCGCGCTCACCCCGGAGCAGACCACCCACCTGCACGACGCGCTGACCGCCGTCCTGGAGCGCCTGGACCCCGACGCCAGCCGCCGCGCCACCGGCTGA
- a CDS encoding AAA family ATPase: MRARPRPDRRPVRRVRPDPGAPPLPAGVWPRTVPAVEQLLTEGLELPAGALVLVGENGSGKSTLVEALAVTLGLNPEGGSVGSRMRTRPSEPPPLGLVVERSPGAPRWSYFLRDETLHGLYSHLEQNTNPFGPPEPVFHELSHGEAFLTLLAERVAEPGLYLLDEPDAALSFTGSLSLVARVLDLVAVGAQLVVATHSPVVAALPGATLLEVGPWGLRPAVWEELELTASWRQFLGDPQSFLRHLT, translated from the coding sequence GTGAGGGCCCGTCCGCGGCCGGACCGCCGGCCGGTGCGGCGGGTGCGCCCCGACCCGGGTGCACCCCCGCTGCCGGCCGGGGTCTGGCCGCGGACCGTCCCCGCGGTCGAGCAGCTGCTCACCGAGGGCCTCGAGCTGCCGGCGGGCGCACTGGTCCTGGTCGGCGAGAACGGCTCCGGGAAGTCGACGCTGGTCGAGGCACTGGCCGTCACGCTGGGGCTCAACCCCGAGGGCGGGTCGGTGGGCTCCCGGATGCGGACCCGCCCCAGCGAGCCACCACCGCTGGGCCTCGTCGTGGAGCGCAGCCCCGGCGCCCCGCGCTGGTCGTACTTCCTCCGCGACGAGACGCTGCACGGCCTCTACAGCCACCTGGAGCAGAACACGAACCCGTTCGGGCCGCCGGAGCCGGTGTTCCACGAGCTCAGCCACGGCGAGGCCTTCCTCACCCTGCTCGCCGAACGGGTGGCCGAGCCCGGTCTCTACCTGCTGGACGAACCCGACGCCGCCCTGTCGTTCACCGGGTCGCTCTCCCTCGTCGCACGGGTGCTCGACCTGGTCGCCGTCGGCGCACAGCTCGTGGTGGCCACCCACTCCCCCGTCGTCGCCGCGCTCCCCGGCGCGACGCTGCTCGAGGTCGGCCCGTGGGGCCTCCGCCCGGCGGTGTGGGAGGAGCTGGAGCTCACCGCCTCGTGGCGGCAGTTCCTCGGCGACCCGCAGTCGTTCCTGCGGCACCTGACCTGA
- a CDS encoding acetyl-CoA carboxyl transferase yields MTAPQKAKRLDARSLRGLVLDPGSWTSWDTPVPPRTEDDDYAREIARAREKTGQDEAVVTGEGLLRGRRVAVVAGEFGFLAGSIGVATAQRLMSAVERATSLGLPLLASPVSGGTRMQEGTVAFLQMIGITAAIARHKEAGLPYLVYLRGPTFGGVLASWGSLGHVTIAEPGAAIGFLGPRVYEQLYGEPFPADVQTAEHLAERGLIDAVVPAEQVADVADRALRVLAARATWHRDGQVEGPVDGDGTDADDPEDGRSAWDVVTASRRTDRPGVRRLLRTAATDVVALNGTGAGESDPGLLLALARFGGAPCVVLGQDRRGQSLSAPLGPAALREARRGMRLAAELRLPLLTLIDTPGAALSVEAEEGGLAAEIARCLSDLVMLRAPTLAVLLGQGTGGGALALVPADRVLAAANGWLGPLPPEGASAIVHRDTEHAGEMAAAQGVRATDLWRAGIVDRVVPERPDAADEPTEFCLRLGRVLAEELAGLLGRDDTERRRSRMARYRELGRR; encoded by the coding sequence GTGACCGCGCCGCAGAAGGCGAAGCGGCTGGACGCCCGCTCGTTGCGCGGCCTGGTCCTGGACCCGGGTTCCTGGACCAGCTGGGACACCCCGGTGCCCCCGCGCACCGAGGACGACGACTACGCCCGGGAGATCGCCCGGGCCCGGGAGAAGACCGGCCAGGACGAGGCCGTGGTCACCGGAGAGGGACTGCTGCGCGGTCGACGGGTCGCCGTCGTCGCCGGGGAGTTCGGCTTCCTGGCCGGCTCGATCGGGGTGGCCACGGCCCAGCGGCTGATGTCCGCGGTCGAGCGGGCCACCTCGCTGGGCCTGCCCCTGCTGGCCTCCCCCGTCTCCGGGGGCACCCGCATGCAGGAGGGCACGGTCGCCTTCCTGCAGATGATCGGCATCACCGCGGCCATCGCCCGGCACAAGGAGGCCGGGCTGCCCTACCTCGTCTACCTGCGGGGCCCGACGTTCGGCGGGGTGCTGGCCTCCTGGGGCTCGCTGGGCCACGTGACCATCGCCGAGCCCGGGGCGGCCATCGGCTTCCTCGGCCCGCGGGTCTACGAGCAGCTCTACGGCGAGCCCTTCCCGGCCGACGTGCAGACCGCCGAGCACCTTGCCGAGCGCGGGCTGATCGACGCCGTCGTCCCGGCCGAGCAGGTCGCCGACGTCGCCGACCGGGCGCTGCGGGTGCTCGCCGCCCGGGCCACCTGGCACCGCGACGGCCAGGTCGAGGGCCCGGTCGACGGCGACGGCACCGACGCCGACGACCCCGAGGACGGCCGCTCCGCCTGGGACGTCGTCACCGCCTCGCGCCGCACCGACCGACCCGGCGTGCGCCGGCTGCTGCGCACCGCGGCCACCGACGTCGTGGCGCTCAACGGCACCGGGGCCGGGGAGTCCGACCCCGGGCTGCTGCTGGCGCTGGCCCGCTTCGGCGGCGCGCCCTGCGTCGTCCTCGGGCAGGACCGGCGCGGCCAGTCGCTGTCGGCCCCGCTCGGCCCGGCCGCGCTGCGCGAGGCCCGACGCGGGATGCGGCTGGCCGCCGAGCTGCGGCTGCCGCTGCTCACCCTCATCGACACCCCCGGCGCGGCACTGTCGGTGGAGGCCGAGGAGGGCGGCCTGGCCGCGGAGATCGCCCGCTGCCTGTCGGACCTGGTGATGCTGCGTGCCCCCACGCTGGCGGTGCTGCTCGGCCAGGGCACCGGCGGTGGCGCACTGGCGCTCGTGCCGGCCGACCGGGTGCTGGCCGCGGCCAACGGGTGGCTCGGGCCGCTCCCCCCGGAAGGCGCCTCGGCGATCGTGCACCGGGACACCGAGCACGCCGGGGAGATGGCCGCCGCGCAGGGCGTGCGGGCCACCGACCTGTGGCGGGCGGGCATCGTCGACCGGGTCGTGCCCGAGCGACCCGACGCCGCCGACGAGCCCACCGAGTTCTGCCTGCGGCTGGGCCGGGTGCTCGCCGAGGAGCTCGCCGGGCTGCTCGGCCGGGACGACACCGAACGACGCCGCAGCCGGATGGCCCGCTACCGGGAGCTCGGCCGCCGGTGA
- a CDS encoding CoA transferase, with protein sequence MNGDTMTGPLDGTLVVDLTRALAGPHAGMMLGDLGARVIKVENPGSGDDTRGWGPPFVDPPEGGRESTYFLSTNKNKESITLDLKDEADKATLTELLRRADVLLENFRPGTLARLGFGTDVLAELNPRLVTLAISGFGHDGPEGGRAGYDQIAQGEAGLMSLTGSGPDDPQRVGVPIGDLLAGMYGAYGVLAALLDRERTGRGQVVRTSLLAAVVGVHAFQGTAWTVAEKVGHAQGNHHPSIAPYGLFRCADGGSVQLSCGSESLWRRLCTEFGLDAEADGLATNGERVGNRQRVIELLEGAFAGIEAEALLARLSAAGVPAGKVRTIDEVYGWDQALSQGLLVDVEHQTLGAVQLPGPPLRFFAPSAEGETETTRREHTAPPVLGADGDAIRAWLASSSAGVAQPAEDDVEDGHAT encoded by the coding sequence ATGAACGGAGACACCATGACCGGCCCCCTCGACGGCACCCTCGTCGTCGACCTCACCCGGGCGCTCGCCGGCCCGCACGCCGGGATGATGCTCGGCGACCTGGGCGCCCGCGTGATCAAGGTGGAGAACCCCGGCAGCGGGGACGACACCCGCGGCTGGGGTCCGCCCTTCGTCGACCCGCCCGAGGGCGGCCGGGAGTCCACCTACTTCCTGTCGACGAACAAGAACAAGGAGTCGATCACCCTCGACCTCAAGGACGAGGCGGACAAGGCCACGTTGACCGAGCTGCTGCGCCGGGCCGACGTGCTGCTGGAGAACTTCCGCCCCGGCACGCTCGCCCGCCTCGGCTTCGGCACCGACGTGCTCGCCGAGCTCAACCCCCGGCTGGTGACGCTGGCGATCAGCGGGTTCGGCCACGACGGTCCCGAGGGCGGCCGCGCCGGATACGACCAGATCGCCCAGGGCGAGGCCGGGCTGATGTCGCTGACCGGGTCCGGCCCCGACGACCCGCAGCGGGTCGGTGTCCCGATCGGTGACCTGCTGGCCGGGATGTACGGCGCCTACGGGGTGCTGGCCGCCCTGCTGGATCGGGAGCGGACCGGCCGCGGGCAGGTGGTGCGCACCTCCCTGCTGGCCGCCGTCGTGGGCGTGCACGCCTTCCAGGGCACCGCCTGGACCGTGGCCGAGAAGGTCGGGCACGCCCAGGGCAACCACCACCCCTCGATCGCGCCGTACGGGCTGTTCCGCTGCGCCGACGGCGGGTCGGTCCAGCTGTCCTGCGGGTCGGAGTCGCTGTGGCGCCGGCTCTGCACGGAGTTCGGGCTCGACGCCGAGGCCGACGGGCTGGCCACCAACGGCGAGCGCGTGGGCAACCGGCAGCGGGTGATCGAGCTGCTCGAGGGTGCCTTCGCCGGCATCGAGGCCGAGGCGCTGCTCGCCCGGCTGTCCGCCGCCGGGGTGCCCGCGGGCAAGGTGCGCACGATCGACGAGGTCTACGGCTGGGACCAGGCGCTGTCCCAGGGCCTGCTGGTCGACGTCGAGCACCAGACCCTGGGCGCGGTGCAGCTGCCCGGGCCGCCGCTGCGGTTCTTCGCCCCCTCCGCCGAGGGCGAGACCGAGACCACCCGCCGGGAGCACACCGCTCCCCCGGTGCTCGGCGCCGACGGCGACGCGATCCGGGCCTGGCTCGCGTCGTCGTCCGCCGGTGTCGCCCAGCCCGCCGAGGACGACGTCGAGGACGGGCACGCCACGTGA
- a CDS encoding FadR family transcriptional regulator, whose amino-acid sequence MSTGPGPLRRNRLYEQVVRQVVGWAAEAGLAAGDRLPPERELAASLGVSRATVAQALVALEVTGVVDVRHGDGTVLLVAPRSEAVLAALDARREDLGDVIEAREALEVHLAALAARRRTDADLAEIDAALAAMAADLAAGGRGVDGDERFHAAVTAAGHSALLARFMAEIADRVRESRIESLAQEGRPHRSLHGHRAIAEAVRAGDPEAAAAAMAAHIRMVSDVPLLGGG is encoded by the coding sequence GTGAGCACTGGTCCGGGCCCGCTGCGCCGCAACCGGCTCTACGAGCAGGTGGTCCGGCAGGTCGTCGGCTGGGCCGCCGAGGCCGGGCTGGCCGCCGGCGACCGGCTGCCCCCCGAGCGCGAGCTGGCCGCCTCCCTCGGCGTCAGCCGGGCCACCGTCGCCCAGGCGCTGGTGGCCCTGGAGGTCACCGGGGTCGTCGACGTGCGGCACGGCGACGGCACGGTGCTGCTGGTCGCGCCCCGGTCGGAGGCGGTGCTGGCGGCGCTGGACGCCCGCCGCGAGGACCTCGGGGACGTGATCGAGGCGCGGGAGGCCCTCGAGGTCCACCTCGCCGCCCTGGCCGCCCGCCGGCGCACCGACGCCGACCTCGCCGAGATCGACGCGGCGCTGGCCGCGATGGCAGCCGACCTCGCCGCCGGTGGCCGCGGCGTCGACGGCGACGAGCGGTTCCACGCCGCCGTCACCGCCGCGGGGCACTCGGCCCTGCTGGCCCGCTTCATGGCCGAGATCGCCGACCGGGTGCGGGAGAGCCGGATCGAGTCCCTCGCCCAGGAAGGCAGACCGCACCGGTCGCTGCACGGGCACCGGGCGATCGCCGAGGCCGTCCGCGCCGGCGACCCCGAGGCGGCCGCGGCCGCGATGGCCGCGCACATCCGGATGGTCTCCGACGTCCCGCTGCTCGGCGGCGGCTAG
- a CDS encoding 5-formyltetrahydrofolate cyclo-ligase — protein MSDSPVVVNSKVVRRTALLAARRDRPLEVRTTAARSLAAHLRARLSDTGVVAGFVPTAEEPGHGELPAALPGVRVLLPVVPASGRVLSWADRSADLAPGRYGLLEPVGPRWPASELGLADVVVVPALAVGRDGSRLGRGGGYYDRALAHARPDAVLVGVVFDEELVDAVPTEAHDVGLHAVVTPSGGWLELG, from the coding sequence GTGTCAGACTCCCCCGTCGTGGTGAACAGCAAGGTGGTCCGGCGCACAGCGCTGCTCGCCGCCCGCCGCGACCGGCCTCTCGAGGTGCGGACGACGGCGGCCCGGTCACTGGCCGCCCACCTGCGCGCCCGGCTGTCCGACACGGGGGTGGTGGCCGGTTTCGTGCCCACCGCCGAGGAGCCCGGCCACGGCGAGCTGCCCGCGGCGCTCCCCGGGGTGCGGGTGCTGCTGCCGGTCGTGCCCGCGTCGGGTCGGGTGCTGTCCTGGGCCGACCGGAGCGCGGACCTGGCACCGGGCCGGTACGGGTTGCTGGAGCCGGTGGGCCCACGGTGGCCGGCGTCGGAGCTGGGGCTGGCCGACGTCGTCGTCGTCCCGGCACTGGCGGTGGGGCGCGACGGCTCGCGGCTGGGCCGCGGCGGCGGGTACTACGACCGGGCCCTGGCGCACGCCCGCCCGGACGCGGTGCTGGTGGGCGTGGTGTTCGACGAGGAGCTGGTGGACGCCGTCCCCACCGAGGCGCACGACGTCGGGCTGCACGCGGTCGTCACCCCGTCGGGCGGCTGGCTGGAGCTGGGCTAG
- a CDS encoding UTP--glucose-1-phosphate uridylyltransferase — translation MSSPSRPARKAVIPVAGMGTRFLPATKAVPKELLPVVDRPALQYIVEEAARAGLGEVLMVTGRNKNAIEDFFDRAPELEAALEKKGDQSRLDAVHASTDVAQVHFVRQGEAKGLGHAVLQAAAFVGDEPFAVMLGDDLIDARDLLLEQMLAVQAEHGGCVIALLDVGAENIDKYGAVAIEEAPQTSAGDGDQVVRITGMVEKPPKEEAPSSLAIIGRYVLAPEVFDAIRATPPGRGGEIQLTDALLKLVEDGVPVHGVVFSGRRYDTGDKLDYLKAVVRLAVERDDLGPALRPWLRDFVADLPAEGASPA, via the coding sequence ATGTCGAGCCCGTCCCGCCCTGCCCGCAAGGCCGTCATCCCCGTCGCCGGGATGGGCACGCGCTTCCTGCCGGCCACCAAGGCCGTGCCCAAGGAGCTGCTGCCGGTCGTGGACCGCCCGGCCCTGCAGTACATCGTCGAGGAGGCCGCCCGCGCCGGTCTCGGCGAGGTGCTCATGGTCACCGGCCGCAACAAGAACGCCATCGAGGACTTCTTCGACCGCGCCCCGGAGCTGGAGGCGGCGCTGGAGAAGAAGGGCGACCAGTCCCGGCTGGACGCCGTGCACGCGTCCACCGACGTCGCCCAGGTGCACTTCGTGCGCCAGGGCGAGGCCAAGGGCCTGGGCCACGCGGTCCTGCAGGCCGCGGCCTTCGTCGGTGACGAGCCCTTCGCGGTCATGCTCGGCGACGACCTCATCGACGCCCGCGACCTGCTGCTCGAGCAGATGCTCGCCGTGCAGGCCGAGCACGGCGGCTGCGTCATCGCACTGCTGGACGTGGGTGCGGAGAACATCGACAAGTACGGCGCCGTGGCCATCGAGGAGGCACCGCAGACCTCCGCCGGCGACGGCGACCAGGTCGTGCGGATCACCGGCATGGTCGAGAAGCCCCCGAAGGAGGAGGCGCCCTCCTCCCTGGCGATCATCGGCCGCTACGTGCTGGCGCCGGAGGTCTTCGACGCCATCCGGGCCACCCCGCCCGGCCGCGGTGGGGAGATCCAGTTGACCGACGCGCTGCTCAAGCTGGTCGAGGACGGCGTCCCGGTGCACGGCGTGGTGTTCTCCGGCCGCCGCTACGACACCGGGGACAAGCTGGACTACCTCAAGGCCGTCGTCCGGCTGGCCGTGGAGCGCGACGACCTCGGGCCCGCGCTGCGCCCCTGGTTGCGTGACTTCGTCGCCGACCTGCCCGCCGAGGGCGCGTCGCCGGCCTGA
- a CDS encoding molybdopterin molybdotransferase MoeA, whose translation MRSVEEHLDLILAAAPTPDPIELAVLDAQGLLCAEHVVAVRDLPAFDQAGLDGYAARSVDLFGASLEQPVPLAVVGESVAGPAEPTSIAAGLTQKVAVGSMLPTGADVVVPAVWTDQGQARVGVHAELAPGSYVRLAGDDVRAGDTAVGVGTPIGPAQISLLAAVGRERVLVRPRPRVAVLCAGSELVDVGVVPVPGQVVDVNSYALAAAARDAGAEAYRSGIVPRDRRRLVELLESQLLRSDVVLIAGTFAGGGFDLVQEALAELGQVQFTQVAMHPGPVQAFGRLGRDGVPVICVPGEPVAALVAFEVFVRPAIRLMLGKRQLFRRTVQAVSAQHLVSPLGYRQYVHGQVMRHPDGGYVVEPVGGGDPGGDAVLARMARANCLIVVDEDVTEVEPGGLVTVMPMLLGG comes from the coding sequence GTGCGCTCGGTCGAGGAGCACCTCGACCTCATCCTCGCCGCGGCGCCGACCCCCGACCCCATCGAGCTCGCGGTCCTGGACGCCCAGGGCCTGCTGTGCGCCGAGCACGTGGTCGCCGTCCGCGACCTGCCCGCCTTCGACCAGGCCGGGCTCGACGGCTACGCCGCCCGCTCGGTCGACCTGTTCGGGGCCTCCCTCGAGCAGCCGGTGCCGCTGGCCGTCGTGGGGGAGTCCGTCGCCGGTCCCGCCGAGCCCACCTCCATCGCCGCGGGCCTGACCCAGAAGGTCGCCGTCGGCTCGATGCTGCCCACCGGTGCCGACGTCGTCGTCCCCGCCGTGTGGACCGACCAGGGCCAGGCCCGGGTCGGCGTGCACGCCGAGCTCGCGCCGGGCAGCTACGTGCGTCTGGCCGGGGACGACGTCCGCGCCGGGGACACCGCCGTCGGTGTCGGCACCCCGATCGGCCCGGCCCAGATCAGCCTGCTCGCCGCCGTCGGCCGCGAACGCGTGCTGGTCCGGCCGCGCCCCCGGGTGGCCGTGCTCTGCGCCGGCAGCGAGCTGGTCGACGTGGGCGTCGTCCCGGTGCCCGGGCAGGTCGTCGACGTCAACAGCTACGCCCTGGCCGCTGCCGCCCGGGACGCCGGCGCGGAGGCCTACCGCTCGGGCATCGTGCCGCGTGACCGCCGCCGGCTGGTCGAGCTGCTGGAGAGCCAGCTGCTGCGCAGCGACGTGGTGCTCATCGCCGGCACGTTCGCCGGCGGCGGCTTCGACCTGGTCCAGGAGGCCCTCGCCGAGCTCGGCCAGGTGCAGTTCACCCAGGTCGCCATGCACCCGGGCCCGGTGCAGGCCTTCGGCCGGCTGGGCCGGGACGGCGTGCCGGTCATCTGCGTGCCGGGGGAGCCGGTCGCCGCGCTGGTGGCCTTCGAGGTCTTCGTCCGGCCGGCGATCCGGCTGATGCTCGGCAAGCGGCAGCTGTTCCGCCGCACCGTGCAGGCGGTGTCGGCCCAGCACCTGGTCTCCCCGCTGGGCTACCGGCAGTACGTGCACGGCCAGGTGATGCGGCACCCCGACGGCGGCTACGTCGTCGAGCCGGTCGGTGGTGGCGACCCCGGTGGCGACGCCGTGCTCGCCCGGATGGCCCGCGCGAACTGCTTGATCGTGGTCGACGAAGACGTCACCGAGGTCGAGCCCGGCGGGCTGGTCACCGTCATGCCCATGCTGCTCGGCGGCTGA
- a CDS encoding GNAT family N-acetyltransferase, with translation MWDDPAQHPGWPATLQHGDVELHPLRRSDAEAWSRLRRENEAWLAPWEPTAPAGWAARHTPQVYRAMRRAAARRARLGSALPFAVRHRGRLVGQVTVDNVVRGALRSAHLGYWIDRGAAGQGVASLAVALVCDHAFGPVGLHRLQADVRPENGPSRRLVQRLGFREEGLFRGYLDIDGDWRDHIGHALLSTDLPGSVVARWQRSAPS, from the coding sequence TTGTGGGACGACCCGGCCCAGCACCCCGGGTGGCCGGCGACGCTGCAGCACGGGGACGTCGAGCTGCACCCGTTGCGCCGCTCGGACGCCGAGGCCTGGTCCCGGCTGCGCCGGGAGAACGAGGCCTGGTTGGCGCCCTGGGAGCCGACCGCCCCGGCCGGGTGGGCCGCCCGCCACACGCCGCAGGTCTACCGGGCGATGCGGCGCGCCGCCGCCCGGCGGGCCCGGCTGGGCAGCGCGCTGCCCTTCGCCGTCCGGCACCGGGGGCGCCTGGTGGGCCAGGTGACCGTGGACAACGTCGTGCGCGGCGCGCTCCGCTCGGCCCACCTGGGCTACTGGATCGACCGGGGGGCGGCCGGGCAGGGCGTGGCGTCGCTGGCCGTGGCCCTGGTGTGCGACCACGCCTTCGGCCCGGTCGGGCTGCACCGGCTGCAGGCCGACGTCCGGCCCGAGAACGGCCCGAGCCGCCGGCTGGTGCAGCGCCTGGGCTTCCGCGAGGAGGGCCTGTTCCGCGGCTATCTGGACATCGACGGCGACTGGCGGGACCACATCGGTCACGCGCTGTTGTCGACCGACCTGCCGGGCAGCGTGGTCGCCCGGTGGCAGCGGTCCGCGCCGTCCTGA